A window of the Henckelia pumila isolate YLH828 chromosome 3, ASM3356847v2, whole genome shotgun sequence genome harbors these coding sequences:
- the LOC140890127 gene encoding uncharacterized protein encodes MKTYVMWHKYNITFWWGSLSHNRGGLHWKSWDTLTAHKAYGGLGFRKIHEYNQALLVIKARYYPRSNFFEAKIGSNPSYVWRSILSTQDLIRKGARIRIGTGIDTLIWGQPWLPDPDFPYIVFTCPATLQRSTVNSLRSLEDGRWDLDILYDLFEERDCLESHFSWKIHGVTGSISDWWNQWVMHSGGAELEVVAVVLWSIWLNRNEVVWNAKHKSAALILQFALDLLSQWGFAHQRHSSLSLPQESLANVHWLKPPYPSLKCNVDAALFENPPRMGFGCILRDHLGLVVAAIHGVILGSFSPSTAEALGIREALSWIKDTNVSNVIVESNALVVINALINPSGDASSHGLILEDCLVLALDL; translated from the exons ATGAAAACATATGTGATGTGGCATAAGTACAACATAACTTTCTGGTGGGGGTCTTTAAGCCACAACAGAGGTGGCCTACACTGGAAGAGTTGGGATACTCTCACAGCTCACAAGGCATATGGAGGTCTAGGATTCAGGAAAATTCATGAGTACAATCAGGCCTTGTTG GTCATCAAGGCCAGATATTATCCTCGTTCGAATTTTTTTGAAGCTAAGATTGGATCTAATCCCAGCTATGTGTGGCGTAGCATTTTGTCAACGCAGGATTTGATTAGGAAAGGGGCCAGAATTCGTATAGGTACGGGCATTGATACTTTGATTTGGGGACAGCCATGGCTTCCAGACCCTGATTTCCCTTATATTGTTTTTACTTGCCCGGCTACTCTGCAGAGATCAACTGTAAACTCTCTGCGTTCGTTGGAGGATGGTAGGTGGGATTTGGATATTCTTTATGATCTTTTTGAAGAGAGGGAT TGTCTGGAATCTCACTTCTCTTGGAAGATACATGGGGTCACAGGGTCAATTAGTGATTGGTGGAATCAGTGGGTGATGCATAGTGGTGGAGCAGAATTAGAAGTGGTGGCAGTGGTATTATGGAGTATTTGGCTTAATAGAAATGAAGTAGTTTGGAATGCTAAACATAAATCAGCAGCTTTAATTCTTCAATTTGCATTGGATTTGCTTTCTCAGTGGGGGTTTGCGCATCAGAGGCACTCTTCTTTGAGTCTGCCTCAAGAGTCTTTGGCTAATGTTCATTGGTTAAAACCACCTTATCCTTCTCTTAAATGCAACGTTGATGCCGCTTTATTTGAGAATCCTCCAAGGATGGGTTTTGGCTGTATCTTACGGGATCATCTTGGGTTGGTTGTAGCTGCTATTCATGGTGTTATTCTTGGGTCTTTTTCTCCGTCTACGGCAGAAGCGCTGGGCATTCGTGAGGCTTTGAGCTGGATAAAGGATACTAATGTTTCGAATGTGATTGTCGAATCGAATGCGCTTGTGGTTATTAATGCTCTTATTAACCCATCAGGGGATGCTTCTAGCCATGGTTTGATTTTGGAAGATTGTTTAGTCCTAGCGTTAGACTTATAA